A single region of the Chloroflexota bacterium genome encodes:
- a CDS encoding glycosyltransferase — MLYQGIIAAGLFIFMLNLALNLRNLKTLRRDEKIPEPAPFISVLVPARDEESNITACLESLQKQDYPNYEIVVLDDNSSDNTGAIVENIAARDSRVRLLRGEPLPKGWTGKSFACYQLAKQAHGSWLLFVDADTTHAPHMLRSALAQALRFNSSLLSGFPRQLASSLPQKMAIPVLYFIILTWFPIWWLQRSKNPKPSLAIGQFLLLPREEYWRIGGHEAVKSRIIEDVWLGVEISRRGGRQAAVDLSPAVSCNMYRNVGAMMEGFIKWIYSVASLSPIALTVMMAAAYFFYLAPFYHLWRELFVVMGPTGLRAVVISQVGIILFMRWLVDNRFKEPFISVFLHPFGLSFLFLASFCAVFRRLVGAGVRWKERLYSRESSIE; from the coding sequence ATGCTGTATCAGGGAATAATCGCCGCCGGGCTTTTCATCTTCATGCTTAACCTCGCTCTTAACCTGAGAAACCTCAAGACCCTGCGCCGCGATGAGAAAATCCCCGAGCCGGCCCCCTTCATTTCTGTTCTTGTCCCCGCCCGGGATGAGGAGTCAAATATCACCGCCTGCCTTGAGTCGCTGCAGAAGCAGGACTATCCCAACTATGAGATCGTGGTGCTGGACGATAACTCATCAGACAATACGGGGGCGATAGTGGAAAACATTGCCGCCAGGGATAGCCGTGTACGTCTGCTTCGGGGTGAGCCGCTGCCAAAGGGCTGGACGGGCAAGTCTTTCGCCTGCTATCAACTGGCCAAGCAAGCCCATGGCTCCTGGCTTTTGTTTGTTGACGCCGATACGACGCATGCTCCCCATATGTTGCGCAGCGCTCTGGCCCAGGCGCTGCGTTTCAATTCCTCGCTTCTTTCCGGCTTTCCGCGTCAATTGGCAAGCTCACTGCCACAGAAAATGGCCATTCCGGTGCTGTACTTCATCATCCTTACCTGGTTTCCTATCTGGTGGTTACAGCGCTCCAAAAATCCGAAACCATCACTGGCCATCGGTCAGTTCCTGCTCCTTCCCAGAGAGGAATACTGGCGCATTGGCGGTCACGAGGCGGTAAAATCCCGTATCATTGAAGACGTCTGGCTGGGCGTTGAGATAAGCCGTCGCGGTGGCCGTCAGGCGGCGGTTGACCTGTCACCCGCGGTCTCCTGCAATATGTACCGCAATGTGGGCGCCATGATGGAGGGCTTTATCAAATGGATTTATTCGGTGGCGTCACTATCCCCTATCGCCCTGACGGTCATGATGGCTGCCGCCTACTTTTTTTACCTGGCGCCATTCTATCATCTCTGGCGAGAGCTTTTTGTGGTCATGGGCCCTACCGGCCTGCGTGCCGTCGTTATCTCCCAGGTGGGCATAATTCTATTTATGCGCTGGCTGGTGGACAATCGTTTCAAAGAGCCATTTATCTCGGTCTTCCTGCACCCGTTCGGACTCTCATTCCTTTTTCTGGCCTCCTTCTGCGCTGTTTTTCGGCGCTTAGTTGGGGCTGGTGTACGCTGGAAAGAACGCCTGTACAGCCGGGAATCTTCCATTGAGTAA